From one Lotus japonicus ecotype B-129 chromosome 3, LjGifu_v1.2 genomic stretch:
- the LOC130745682 gene encoding aspartic proteinase NANA, chloroplast isoform X1, which yields MQMWRGMKWCNPNLIILLLIPIIVVVHGFNDLEEEEVQGMSMELVHRHDARRFAGEVDQVEAIKGFILRDTLRRQSMNQRFGLRNSNNGSHRRKDSEMVQFQLPMHSGRDYGLGEYFVQVKVGTPGQKFWLAADTGSEFTWFNSVHKTHNKTQTKNHGGGGHKKHKGKLRKRGKKVRHNNPCNGVFCPQRSRTFKTVTCSSRKCKVELSDLFSLTYCPKPSDPCLYDIRHNSIYATEKGTQTRTEDFDPCYVDGSSAKGFFGSDTITVELSNGRKGKLHNLTIGCTKTIVNGVTFNEDTGGILGLGYAKDAFVDKAALQYGGKFSYCLVDHLSHQNVSSYLTFGTPKVKLLSEMRRTELFLAAPFYGVNVVGISVGGQMLKIPSQVWDFNAQGGTIIDSGTTLTNLALPAYEQLFEALKKSLTKVKRVPAGDFGGLDYCFDAKGFDESSVPRLVFHFAGGVRFEPPVKSYIIDVAPQVKCIGVLAINGPGASVIGNIMQQNHLWEFDLAHNTVGFAPSACN from the exons ATGCAGATGTGGAGGGGGATGAAATGGTGTAATCCAAATCTCATCATCCTCCTCTTGATTCCCATCATTGTTGTTGTCCATGGCTTCAATGACTTGGAGGAGGAAGAGGTGCAGGGAATGAGCATGGAACTTGTACACAGGCATGATGCTCGGCGATTTGCAGGCGAGGTGGATCAGGTTGAGGCCATAAAAGGGTTCATTCTGAGAGATACCCTTCGAAGGCAGAGCATGAATCAGAGGTTTGGGCTCAGAAATAGCAACAATGGGAGTCATAGAAGGAAGGACTCAGAAATGGTTCAATTCCAATTGCCAATGCATTCTGGGAGAGATTATGGTCTTGGTGAGTATTTTGTCCAGGTTAAGGTTGGAACCCCGGGCCAGAAGTTTTGGCTCGCCGCGGACACCGGAAGCGAATTCACATGGTTTAATTCTGTCCACAAGACTCACAATAAAACCCAAACCAAAAaccatggtggtggtggacaTAAGAAGCATAAGGGAAAGTTAAGGAAAAGAGGGAAGAAGGTGAGGCATAATAACCCTTGCAATGGGGTGTTTTGTCCTCAACGTTCTAGGACATTTAAAACTGTGACATGTTCCTCAAGAAAGTGCAAGGTTGAGCTAAGTGACCTGTTTTCTCTTACCTATTGTCCAAAACCTTCTGATCCATGCCTCTATGATATCAG GCACAATTCTATTTATGCGACCGAGAAGGGGACACAAACGAGAACAGAAGATTTTGATCCCTG CTATGTTGATGGATCATCTGCAAAGGGATTCTTTGGCAGTGACACAATCACTGTAGAACTCTCAAATGGAAGGAAAGGAAAATTGCATAATCTGACAATTGGATGCACAAAAACCATAGTTAATGGGGTAACCTTCAATGAAGACACAGGTGGCATACTGGGTTTAGGTTATGCTAAGGATGCATTTGTTGATAAAGCAGCTCTACAATATGGTGGCAAATTCTCCTATTGTCTAGTTGACCATTTGAGCCACCAAAACGTTTCTAGCTACCTTACTTTTGGTACCCCGAAAGTCAAATTGTTAAGTGAAATGAGAAGAACAGAACTATTTTTGGCAGCTCCATTTTATGGTGTGAATGTAGTAGGCATTTCAGTTGGAGGCCAAATGCTAAAAATTCCATCTCAGGTTTGGGATTTCAATGCGCAAGGAGGCACTATAATTGACTCAGGCACAACATTGACCAACCTTGCTCTTCCAGCTTATGAGCAATtgtttgaagctctgaagaagTCCCTAACCAAAGTGAAGAGGGTTCCGGCAGGAGACTTTGGAGGGTTAGATTATTGCTTTGATGCTAAGGGTTTTGATGAGAGTAGTGTGCCAAGGTTAGTATTTCATTTTGCAGGGGGAGTTAGGTTTGAGCCACCGGTGAAGAGCTACATCATTGATGTGGCACCCCAAGTGAAGTGCATTGGAGTGCTTGCAATCAATGGGCCTGGTGCCTCTGTTATTGGCAATATTATGCAGCAAAATCATCTCTGGGAATTTGACTTGGCTCACAACACTGTGGGATTTGCTCCTTCGGCTTGTAACTAG
- the LOC130745682 gene encoding aspartic proteinase NANA, chloroplast isoform X2: MQMWRGMKWCNPNLIILLLIPIIVVVHGFNDLEEEEVQGMSMELVHRHDARRFAGEVDQVEAIKGFILRDTLRRQSMNQRFGLRNSNNGSHRRKDSEMVQFQLPMHSGRDYGLGEYFVQVKVGTPGQKFWLAADTGSEFTWFNSVHKTHNKTQTKNHGGGGHKKHKGKLRKRGKKVRHNNPCNGVFCPQRSRTFKTVTCSSRKCKVELSDLFSLTYCPKPSDPCLYDISYVDGSSAKGFFGSDTITVELSNGRKGKLHNLTIGCTKTIVNGVTFNEDTGGILGLGYAKDAFVDKAALQYGGKFSYCLVDHLSHQNVSSYLTFGTPKVKLLSEMRRTELFLAAPFYGVNVVGISVGGQMLKIPSQVWDFNAQGGTIIDSGTTLTNLALPAYEQLFEALKKSLTKVKRVPAGDFGGLDYCFDAKGFDESSVPRLVFHFAGGVRFEPPVKSYIIDVAPQVKCIGVLAINGPGASVIGNIMQQNHLWEFDLAHNTVGFAPSACN; encoded by the exons ATGCAGATGTGGAGGGGGATGAAATGGTGTAATCCAAATCTCATCATCCTCCTCTTGATTCCCATCATTGTTGTTGTCCATGGCTTCAATGACTTGGAGGAGGAAGAGGTGCAGGGAATGAGCATGGAACTTGTACACAGGCATGATGCTCGGCGATTTGCAGGCGAGGTGGATCAGGTTGAGGCCATAAAAGGGTTCATTCTGAGAGATACCCTTCGAAGGCAGAGCATGAATCAGAGGTTTGGGCTCAGAAATAGCAACAATGGGAGTCATAGAAGGAAGGACTCAGAAATGGTTCAATTCCAATTGCCAATGCATTCTGGGAGAGATTATGGTCTTGGTGAGTATTTTGTCCAGGTTAAGGTTGGAACCCCGGGCCAGAAGTTTTGGCTCGCCGCGGACACCGGAAGCGAATTCACATGGTTTAATTCTGTCCACAAGACTCACAATAAAACCCAAACCAAAAaccatggtggtggtggacaTAAGAAGCATAAGGGAAAGTTAAGGAAAAGAGGGAAGAAGGTGAGGCATAATAACCCTTGCAATGGGGTGTTTTGTCCTCAACGTTCTAGGACATTTAAAACTGTGACATGTTCCTCAAGAAAGTGCAAGGTTGAGCTAAGTGACCTGTTTTCTCTTACCTATTGTCCAAAACCTTCTGATCCATGCCTCTATGATATCAG CTATGTTGATGGATCATCTGCAAAGGGATTCTTTGGCAGTGACACAATCACTGTAGAACTCTCAAATGGAAGGAAAGGAAAATTGCATAATCTGACAATTGGATGCACAAAAACCATAGTTAATGGGGTAACCTTCAATGAAGACACAGGTGGCATACTGGGTTTAGGTTATGCTAAGGATGCATTTGTTGATAAAGCAGCTCTACAATATGGTGGCAAATTCTCCTATTGTCTAGTTGACCATTTGAGCCACCAAAACGTTTCTAGCTACCTTACTTTTGGTACCCCGAAAGTCAAATTGTTAAGTGAAATGAGAAGAACAGAACTATTTTTGGCAGCTCCATTTTATGGTGTGAATGTAGTAGGCATTTCAGTTGGAGGCCAAATGCTAAAAATTCCATCTCAGGTTTGGGATTTCAATGCGCAAGGAGGCACTATAATTGACTCAGGCACAACATTGACCAACCTTGCTCTTCCAGCTTATGAGCAATtgtttgaagctctgaagaagTCCCTAACCAAAGTGAAGAGGGTTCCGGCAGGAGACTTTGGAGGGTTAGATTATTGCTTTGATGCTAAGGGTTTTGATGAGAGTAGTGTGCCAAGGTTAGTATTTCATTTTGCAGGGGGAGTTAGGTTTGAGCCACCGGTGAAGAGCTACATCATTGATGTGGCACCCCAAGTGAAGTGCATTGGAGTGCTTGCAATCAATGGGCCTGGTGCCTCTGTTATTGGCAATATTATGCAGCAAAATCATCTCTGGGAATTTGACTTGGCTCACAACACTGTGGGATTTGCTCCTTCGGCTTGTAACTAG